In Helianthus annuus cultivar XRQ/B chromosome 3, HanXRQr2.0-SUNRISE, whole genome shotgun sequence, a single window of DNA contains:
- the LOC110928593 gene encoding casein kinase 1-like protein HD16 isoform X2, with protein sequence MPRPAGRGRGGRATKQDKNVELFGGRGPQLNLDAALRDQLVVGAEKNVANGEEEGSSDPVPERVQVGNSPAYKLERKLGKGGFGQVYVGRRVTGGSGNTGPDALEVALKLEHRNGKGCNYGPPYEWQVYSNLNGCYGLPMVHHKGRQGDYYILVMDKLGPSLWDVWNSNNQTLSEEMVACIAVESLSILEQLHLRGFVHGDVKPENFLLGQPGTPNEKKLYLVDLGLASKWRDTSSGNHVDYDQKPDVFRGTVRYASVHAHLGRTGSRRDDLESLAYTLIFLLKGKLPWQGFIGDNKGFLVCRKKMATSPDHLCYFCPSPFKEFLEVVTSLKFDEEPNYSKLIALFENCLVSNASLRPLRIDGALKVGQKRGRLLSNLEDTQPRKKIRLGIPANQWISVYSSRTPMKQRYYYNVRDSRLHQHVEQGKNDGLYVSCVASSQNLWAVIMDAGTGFTSQVYEISPVFLRKEWIMEQWEKNYYITSLAGASNGTALVVMSKGTTYTQQSYKVSEVFPFKWINKKWKEGFLVTSMTTSGNKWGIVMSRDTQYSNQVVELDFLYPSEGIHRRWENGYRITSAAATEDQAAFILSTSKRRLQDVTQETLRTTTFPCTHVKEKWSKNLYIASICYGRTVS encoded by the exons ATGCCGAGGCCAGCTGGTAGAGGTCGAGGGGGAAGAGCGACGAAACAAGATAAAAATGTTGAATTATTTGGTGGACGTGGCCCCCAGTTGAATTTGGATGCGGCACTTCGTGATCAATTGGTTGTGGGTGCGGAAAAAAATGTTGCTAATGGTGAGGAGGAAGGAAGCTCGGATCCAGTTCCTGAAAGG GTGCAGGTTGGCAATTCTCCTGCATACAAGTTAGAGAGAAAGTTAGGAAAAGGAGGTTTTGGTCAAGTTTATGTAGGTAGAAGGGTGACGGGTGGGTCGGGAAACACGGGGCCGGATGCTCTTGAG GTCGCTTTGAAGTTAGAGCATCGGAATGGAAAGGGGTGTAATTATGGTCCTCCTTACGAATGGCAAGTTTATAG TAATCTTAATGGTTGTTACGGACTTCCAATGGTCCACCACAAAGGCCGCCAAGGAGACTATTATATCCTT GTTATGGACAAACTAGGCCCGAGTTTGTGGGACGTGTGGAACTCTAACAACCAAAC TCTCTCGGAAGAAATGGTTGCTTGTATAGCAGTGGAGTCTTTATCGATATTAGAGCAGCTTCACTTAAGAGG TTTTGTTCATGGAGATGTGAAGCCAGAAAATTTTTTACTTGGTCAGCCCGGGACACCCAATGAGAAAAAGTTGTATTTAGTTGATCTTGGTTTAg CTTCAAAATGGAGGGACACTTCTTCGGGTAATCATGTTGACTATGACCAAAAGCCTGATGTGTTCAG gGGAACGGTACGTTACGCAAGTGTACATGCACATTTAGGAAGAACAGGAAGCAGAAGAGATGATCTTGAATCTTTGGCTTATACATTGATATTTCTCCTTAAAGGGAAACTTCCGTGGCAAGGTTTCATT GGCGATAACAAAGGGTTCCTTGTTTGTAGAAAGAAGATGGCGACGTCTCCCGATCATCTTTGTTACTTTTGTCCTTCACCATTTAAAGAGTTTCTTGAAGTGGTGACAAGTTTaaaatttgatgaagaacctAATTACTCGAAGCTTATCGCATTGTTCGAAAATTGTCTGGTTTCTAATGCCTCTTTGCGTCCATTGCGAATTGACGGTGCCCTAAAG GTGGGGCAAAAGAGGGGAAGGTTACTTAGTAATTTGGAAGACACTCAGCCTAGGAAGAAAATCAGGCTCGGGATTCCCGCTAATCAGTGGATTTCCGTTTATTCATCAAGAACACCAATGAAACAAAG GTACTATTACAATGTAAGGGATTCAAGACTACACCAACATGTGGAACAAGGGAAAAACGATGGGCTTTACGTTAGCTGTGTAGCATCATCCCAGAATCTATGGGCCGTCATCATGGATGCCGGGACTGGGTTCACTTCACAAGTTTATGAAATTTCCCCCGTCTTTTTACGCAAG GAGTGGATAATGGAACAATGGGAGAAGAATTATTACATTACGTCACTTGCGGGTGCATCAAATGGTACTGCCTTGGTTGTAATGTCCAAGG GGACAACATATACACAACAATCATACAAAGTGAGTGAAGTTTTTCCATTCAAATGGATCAACAAGAAATGGAAGGAGGGCTTTTTGGTCACTTCAATGACCACTTCGGGGAATAAATGGGGCATCGTGATGTCTCGTGATACACAATATTCTAATCAG GTTGTGGAGCTTGATTTTCTATATCCCAGTGAAGGGATTCATAGAAGATGGGAAAACGGGTACCGAATCACATCGGCTGCTGCCACTGAAGATCAAGCCGCTTTTATTCTTAGTACTTCCAAAAGGAGACTTCAAGATGTTACTCAAGAAACACTTAGGACTACCACTTTTCCTTGTACACATGTTAAG gaaaAATGGTCAAAGAATTTGTACATAGCATCCATCTGTTACGGGAGAACCGTATCTTGA
- the LOC110928593 gene encoding casein kinase 1-like protein HD16 isoform X1, which produces MPDLRRGVRQSKKIINTNDNDDDVVVAPTPRRGTRRGKAQTPKAPMPRPAGRGRGGRATKQDKNVELFGGRGPQLNLDAALRDQLVVGAEKNVANGEEEGSSDPVPERVQVGNSPAYKLERKLGKGGFGQVYVGRRVTGGSGNTGPDALEVALKLEHRNGKGCNYGPPYEWQVYSNLNGCYGLPMVHHKGRQGDYYILVMDKLGPSLWDVWNSNNQTLSEEMVACIAVESLSILEQLHLRGFVHGDVKPENFLLGQPGTPNEKKLYLVDLGLASKWRDTSSGNHVDYDQKPDVFRGTVRYASVHAHLGRTGSRRDDLESLAYTLIFLLKGKLPWQGFIGDNKGFLVCRKKMATSPDHLCYFCPSPFKEFLEVVTSLKFDEEPNYSKLIALFENCLVSNASLRPLRIDGALKVGQKRGRLLSNLEDTQPRKKIRLGIPANQWISVYSSRTPMKQRYYYNVRDSRLHQHVEQGKNDGLYVSCVASSQNLWAVIMDAGTGFTSQVYEISPVFLRKEWIMEQWEKNYYITSLAGASNGTALVVMSKGTTYTQQSYKVSEVFPFKWINKKWKEGFLVTSMTTSGNKWGIVMSRDTQYSNQVVELDFLYPSEGIHRRWENGYRITSAAATEDQAAFILSTSKRRLQDVTQETLRTTTFPCTHVKEKWSKNLYIASICYGRTVS; this is translated from the exons ATGCCTGATTTGAGACGTGGAGTTCGCCAATCTAAAAAAATCATTAACACTAATGATAACGATGATGATGTCGTTGTAGCCCCTACTCCTCGTCGTGGGACCCGCAGAGGGAAAGCTCAGACACCAAAAGCACCAATGCCGAGGCCAGCTGGTAGAGGTCGAGGGGGAAGAGCGACGAAACAAGATAAAAATGTTGAATTATTTGGTGGACGTGGCCCCCAGTTGAATTTGGATGCGGCACTTCGTGATCAATTGGTTGTGGGTGCGGAAAAAAATGTTGCTAATGGTGAGGAGGAAGGAAGCTCGGATCCAGTTCCTGAAAGG GTGCAGGTTGGCAATTCTCCTGCATACAAGTTAGAGAGAAAGTTAGGAAAAGGAGGTTTTGGTCAAGTTTATGTAGGTAGAAGGGTGACGGGTGGGTCGGGAAACACGGGGCCGGATGCTCTTGAG GTCGCTTTGAAGTTAGAGCATCGGAATGGAAAGGGGTGTAATTATGGTCCTCCTTACGAATGGCAAGTTTATAG TAATCTTAATGGTTGTTACGGACTTCCAATGGTCCACCACAAAGGCCGCCAAGGAGACTATTATATCCTT GTTATGGACAAACTAGGCCCGAGTTTGTGGGACGTGTGGAACTCTAACAACCAAAC TCTCTCGGAAGAAATGGTTGCTTGTATAGCAGTGGAGTCTTTATCGATATTAGAGCAGCTTCACTTAAGAGG TTTTGTTCATGGAGATGTGAAGCCAGAAAATTTTTTACTTGGTCAGCCCGGGACACCCAATGAGAAAAAGTTGTATTTAGTTGATCTTGGTTTAg CTTCAAAATGGAGGGACACTTCTTCGGGTAATCATGTTGACTATGACCAAAAGCCTGATGTGTTCAG gGGAACGGTACGTTACGCAAGTGTACATGCACATTTAGGAAGAACAGGAAGCAGAAGAGATGATCTTGAATCTTTGGCTTATACATTGATATTTCTCCTTAAAGGGAAACTTCCGTGGCAAGGTTTCATT GGCGATAACAAAGGGTTCCTTGTTTGTAGAAAGAAGATGGCGACGTCTCCCGATCATCTTTGTTACTTTTGTCCTTCACCATTTAAAGAGTTTCTTGAAGTGGTGACAAGTTTaaaatttgatgaagaacctAATTACTCGAAGCTTATCGCATTGTTCGAAAATTGTCTGGTTTCTAATGCCTCTTTGCGTCCATTGCGAATTGACGGTGCCCTAAAG GTGGGGCAAAAGAGGGGAAGGTTACTTAGTAATTTGGAAGACACTCAGCCTAGGAAGAAAATCAGGCTCGGGATTCCCGCTAATCAGTGGATTTCCGTTTATTCATCAAGAACACCAATGAAACAAAG GTACTATTACAATGTAAGGGATTCAAGACTACACCAACATGTGGAACAAGGGAAAAACGATGGGCTTTACGTTAGCTGTGTAGCATCATCCCAGAATCTATGGGCCGTCATCATGGATGCCGGGACTGGGTTCACTTCACAAGTTTATGAAATTTCCCCCGTCTTTTTACGCAAG GAGTGGATAATGGAACAATGGGAGAAGAATTATTACATTACGTCACTTGCGGGTGCATCAAATGGTACTGCCTTGGTTGTAATGTCCAAGG GGACAACATATACACAACAATCATACAAAGTGAGTGAAGTTTTTCCATTCAAATGGATCAACAAGAAATGGAAGGAGGGCTTTTTGGTCACTTCAATGACCACTTCGGGGAATAAATGGGGCATCGTGATGTCTCGTGATACACAATATTCTAATCAG GTTGTGGAGCTTGATTTTCTATATCCCAGTGAAGGGATTCATAGAAGATGGGAAAACGGGTACCGAATCACATCGGCTGCTGCCACTGAAGATCAAGCCGCTTTTATTCTTAGTACTTCCAAAAGGAGACTTCAAGATGTTACTCAAGAAACACTTAGGACTACCACTTTTCCTTGTACACATGTTAAG gaaaAATGGTCAAAGAATTTGTACATAGCATCCATCTGTTACGGGAGAACCGTATCTTGA